The Vreelandella piezotolerans genomic interval ATCGGCGCGCTTGTCGGTGACCACCATCACCAGCGTCGAGACGATATTGAAAGCGGCAACGGCGATGATCACCGTCAATAGCAGCGCGATCATGCGCTTTTCCATCTGAATCGCTTGAAAGAGGTTTCCTTGGGAAAACGTCCAGTCGGTGCCACGATAGCCAGGGCCCAGCTCATTGACGATGGCTTGGGTTTCACTACCGGCAATGAACAGGTCATCCAGCTCCAGGCGTAACCCACCCACTGCATCACCCATGCGAGCCAGCGTTTGCATGTCTTCAATGTTGGCATAGGCAAGGCTCGCATCGAGATCGGCCCCGACGCTAAAGATACCGCTCACGGTAAACCGCTTGAGTCGTGGAAATACGCCTGCCGGTGTAATCGAGGCTTCAGGCACCAGCAACGTCACACGGTCCCCTACTCCCACGCCCAACCGACGTGCAAGCATAGAGCCCAACACGACATTCCACTCGCCGGGCACGAGATCGGCCAACTCCCCCTGACGCATATGCTCGCCAATGATGGAGACGCGATCTTCCCAGTCAGGGTGAATGCCATTGACCATCGCCCCTTGATTACGGCCTCCGGCAGAGAACATGCCCTGTTGCTCGACGTAGGGCGCCGCACCGATCACCCGCTCACGCTGCATTAGCCGCTCAGCTAACGCTTCCCACTCCACCAGCCCTTCTTGGGATTCGATCTTAGTGTGGGGCACCATACCCAGAATGCGCGTACGCAGCTCGTGATCGAAGCCGTTCATCACCGACAAGACGAGAATCAACACCGCCACGCCCAGCATCAGTCCCAGCATCGACGTCAGAGAGATAAATGAAATGAAATGGTTCCGGCGTTTAGCGCGCACATAGCGCAGCCCCACCAGAAAAGGCAAACGATCAAGCATGACGACATTCCTTAATAATGGGCGTCCATGGTACGGTTTTTTTAGCATGGCTGCATGTGCAAACGCAGCCTTAGAGTGGCGGCTACCCACAGCGTTCCCTCGATGGTCAGTAACGCTTGCAAGTTGTGAGGCAACCCCCTAAATTGCGCCCGTTCCTCTTGCCCGCTGGGTAAGCTTATTCTGACTAGAGAGAGCACCGTTGACGTTGGCTACCCATACTCACCGCCTATTGCCCGAGTGGCATCCTCAAGATGGTCTGCAGCTCACTTGGCCCCGCCCTGACGGCGACTGGGCCTATATGCTGGCGCGTATCGAAGCCACGCTAGAGCGAATCGTACTGGCCACCGCGCGCTACCAGAAGGTGATCATTTGCGTGCCCGACGAGGCGACTTACCAGCGTCTGACCGCCACTTTCGAGGCGTATGGAATTCCCCAACAGCAATTGCTGCTCATTGTCGCACCCACCGACGATACCTGGGCGCGGGATCACGGGCCGATCACGGTGTTGGATGACGATGACCAACCGTTGCTGCTGGATTACACCTTTACCGGCTGGGGCGGTAAATTTCCCGCCGAGCGGGACAATCAGCTGACGCAGTGGCTGGCAGACGCAGGCGTATGGGCTTGTCCGGTGGCCTCGCGTGACATGGTACTGGAAGGCGGCGCCATCGAAACCGACGGCGAGGGCACACTGCTCACCACCGAAGCGTGCTTGCTGAATACCAACCGCAACCCGTCACTCTCCCGTGCCGATATCGAAGCGAGATTGGCAGACGACTTTGGTGTCGACCGAATACTATGGCTAACGCACGGGCACTTAGAAGGTGACGATACCGACAGTCATGTGGATACACTGGCTCGTTTTTGTAGCCCCACCACCATTGCCTACGTGCGCTGCGATGATCCCACCGATCGCCACTATACGGCCCTCCAGGCCATGGAACAGGAGCTAAAAGCGTTTCGTCAGCGTAACGGCGAGCCCTACCGGCTCGTTCCGCTTCCCTGGCCCCAGGCCTGTTTCGATCCTGAAGACGGTCATCGCCTGCCAGCCACCTATGCTAACTTTCTGATCATTAACGACGCCGTGCTCGTACCCACTTACGGAGATCCTGCGGATGTCACGGCCCTCCAGGCGCTGGCCGTGGCGTTCCCGGAACATACTCTGATTCCCATCGAGTGCGTCAGCGTGATTCGACAGCACGGCAGCCTGCACTGCTTAACCATGCAGCTACCCAAAGGTACGCTTGTGCCTGCGACCACTCACTCTTAAGGAGAGCAGCATGTCTCAGACACTCAACGTGGCGGTGATTCAACAAGCCGCATGGCCGGACAAAGCGCGCAGTCTAGCCGAAAGCGAAGCGGGCATTCGCAAAGCAGCGAGCCAAGGAGCACAGCTCGTACTATTACAAGAGCTGCACGCCACCCACTACTTCTGCCAATACGAAGACCCGGCACTGTTCGATCTTGCCGAACCACTGGACGGCCCCACCGGCCAGCGGCTAGCGGCACTGGCCAAAGAGCTGGATATCGTGCTAGTAGGCTCGCTGTTCGAGAAACGCGCAGCGGGGCTTTACCACAATACTGCCGTGGTCTACGACCGTGCTCAGGGGCGAGTGGGTCAGTATCGTAAGATGCACATTCCCGACGACCCAGGGTTCTACGAAAAGTTTTACTTCACCCCTGGCGACGCCGACGACACCCGCAAAGAGGGCTTTACGCCCATCGACACGTCCGTGGGGCGGTTAGGGATTTTGGTGTGCTGGGACCAGTGGTATCCGGAAGCGGCGCGCCTGATGGCGCTGGCGGGTGCCGAGCTGCTGCTCTATCCCACCGCCATTGGCTGGGACCCTAACGACGACGACGCCGAAAAGGCGCGCCAAAAAGAGGCGTGGACGCTCATTCAGCGAGCCCATGGCGTTGCCAACGGTCTGCCAGTCCTGGTGGCCAACCGCGTCGGCCTTGAAGCGGATCACTCCGGCGTGGGCGACGGTATCGCTTTTTGGGGCGGTAGCTTTATTTGCGGCCCACAAGGCGAGCTGTTAGCACATGCGGGTGAAGAGACCGAGCAGTTGGTCGTAAGCCTGGATATGGCGCGTAGCGAAAACACCCGACGTATTTGGCCCTACCTGCGCGACCGCCGGGTCGACGCCTATGGCGACCTGACCCGCCGCTACCGCGACTAGGTATTTACTTCTCCCTAACAACTAATAACGCCTGCCCTGTGACCAGAGCAGGCGTTTTACTATTGGCGATCAGACAAGCGTACCTACAGCAAGAGTACCCACGGCAAAAGTACTTACTTCCAAAAATCGCGAATAGAGGCGATGCCTTGCGCGCCCACCGCGCGCGCGTGGTTGGCGTCGAAGCGGGTCATGCCGCCCAGCGCGAACACCGGCATACCGGCCCGCTCCACCAGTTGTTGGAAGTCGTGCCAGCCCATGGGGGCCACTTCCGGGTGCGAAGGCGTAGTGCGTAGCGGCGACAGGGTGACGAAATCACACCCCAACACGGCCGCTTGGGAGAGCTGCTTCTGGTCATGCGTTGATGCCGACAGCCACTTGTTTTCGGCAATCGGGCGACGATCCAGCTCCATCAACCGCGCACTGGTCAGATGGATGCCATCGGCATCGACCTGCTCCAAGAGCGTAGGCTCACCGTTGAGCAGCAGTTTTGCCCCATATTCACGGCAAAGCGTGAGCGCACGCTCGGCACGAGCCACGTAGGCTGCCTCATCCAAACTTTTGGCACGCAGCTGAACAAGACGAATATTGTCTTCGCGCAGAGCGCGCTCGAGCAGCGCTGCGAAGCGCTCGACGTCAGGCTCTTCACCGGTAATCAAATACTCGGTAGGTAGCATCACAGCGCGGAGGATCGGCAGGTTCGCTGCCGGGAACGGGTAGTTCACCAGCTCGTTCATCGGCACCCACCGCACCGCTTGACCCTCACGGCCAAACGGCTCGCCGGCGAACTCATGCACCTGCCATACGTCGAGCAAGATATGCTTATCAGGGTACTCGTGGTGAACGCGAATGAGCGGCTGAGCACGGACGATCTCCACGCCCAACTCTTCATGCAGCTCACGTTTCAGGCCTTCTAACCCAGTTTCATAGGGGGCCAGTTTACCGCCAGGAAACTCCCATAAACCGCCGTGATCGACGTTGGAAGGCCGACGCGCGATCAGCACGTGCTTTTGATCGGCGCTGATCATTGCAGCCGCCGCAACATGAACCCGTCGTTTTACCATTACACTCATTACGTCTAATCCACTTTGTGCGCACCGCCATGCTTGCACGGCGCTATCTCGCTGCGTTAGCACGTTGCCACAGACTTAGCTGCGGTAATCCGCGTTGATGGACACATAGTCATGGGACAGATCCGAGGTCCACACAGTGGCCGCCTCGTCACCACGCCCCAAATTAATGCGAATTGTAATCTCTTCCTCGGCCATGACAGCACTGCCAGCTGCCTCGGTGTAGCTATTAGCACGGCCACCGTTCTCCACCAGTCGCACATCGCCCAAATCGATGACGACACGGCTGACATCGAACGACTCCACCGGTGCCCGCCCCACTGCCGCTAAAATACGCCCCCAGTTGGCATCGGAAGCATAAAGGGCGGTTTTGACCAGCGGCGAATGGGCCACGGTAAATGCTACGTCCAGCGCCTCTTGGCGCGTGCAGGCATCGTTCACCTGCAGGGTGATGAATTTAGTCGCCCCCTCGCCATCGCGGATGATCGACTGAGCTAGCTCGGTCATCACTCGCTGCAGTGCATTGCGGAACACGACAATATGCTCGTCGCTTTCGATACGCGCCCCCGTGCCCGTCGCTGCCAGCATGCAGGCATCGTTGGTAGAGGTATCGCTATCCACGGTGATGCAGTTGAAAGAGCGATCCACCGTTTCCCGGAGTAGCGAGGCGAGTAAGGGCTGCTCAATCGCCGCGTCGGTAACGACGAATCCCAGCATGGTCGCCATGTTGGGTTTGATCATGCCCGACCCTTTGGTAATACCGTTGATGGTCACCTGCTGGTCGCCAATCGCCACGCTAACCGTCGCGCCTTTTGCGCGAGTGTCGGTAGTAAGAATGCCTTCCCCTGCCTGCTGCCAGGCTTGACTTGAATCAGCCAACGACCCCAGCGCATTTGGCAAACCCGCCAAAAGGCGGGCCATGGGCAATGGCTCGCCAATCACGCCAGTCGAGAACGGCAGTACCTGGGTGGCGTCCACCCCGGCTTGCTCGGCCACCGCGGCGCAGCTGGCATAGGCATCCTGCAGTCCTGACTCACCCGTACCCGCATTGGCATTGCCGGTATTGATCAGCCAGTACCGGGCAGACAGACCGTTCTTTGCACACGCCTCAAGGTGTGTCTTAGCCACCACCACGGGAGCGGCACAAAACGCATTGCGCGTGAACACACCGGCGACGGTGGCCGCCTCAGGCAGCTCGATCACGACCATGTCACGGCGGTCCGGCTTCTTGATGCCCGCCTTTGCAGTCCCTAGACGCACCCCGTCAAGAGGTGGCAATTCTGGAAAGGGAAGATGTCCCACCGCCATGTTTTTCTCCTTTACGCTCGCTGACGAAAGCGCGTGATTAGCTCAATTTTCCGCAGCACTGCTTGTATTTCTTACCCGAACCACACACGCAAGGATCGTTGCGGCCTACTTTGGGATTTTCACGACGCAGCGGGCGACCGTCGGCACCGGGCGAGGCCTCGCCAGGCTCGGCATCGGGCGCATCGTGGCGGCTGGCAGCCGTGGCTTTTTCACGGGCCAGCTCTTCACGGCGCTTCTGCTCCAGCGCATCGACCTCTTCTGGCTGACGCACCTGAACGTGGCTGAGAATACGCGTGACATCGGCTTTGATGTTGGTCAACAGATGCTGGAACAGCTCGAAGGACTCGCGCTTGTACTCCTGCTTGGGGTTTTTCTGTGCATAGCCACGCAAGTGGATACCGCGACGCAAATGATCCATGGACTGCAGATGCTCTTTCCAGCGGGTATCCAGCACTTGCAGCATCACTTGTTTCTCGAAGCGACGAATCAGCGCTTCACCAGCGGACTCGATCTTCGCCTGGTACGCGTCGCGGTGCATGGTTTGCAGGCGCTCGCGCAGCTTCTCTTCACTGAAGCGCTCATCCTCGTCCGCCCACTGCACGACCGGAGCATCGAGATTGAACTCCGTTTTCAGATGCGCTTCCAGCCCAGGAAGATCCCACTGCTCAGCCAGACTTTGTGGGGGCACGTAGTCGCTAATCGCCTCCTCCATGACCTCCTCACGAATACCTAACACAGCGGCGGAGACATCGTCGGAGGCGAGAATTTCGTTACGCTGCTCATAGATGACGCGGCGCTGGTCGTTGGCGACGTCATCGTACTCCAGTAGCTGCTTACGGATATCGAAGTTACGGCCTTCGACTTTCTTCTGCGCGCGCTCGACCGCGTTAGAGACCATTTTGTGCTCGATGGCCTCGCCACGCTCGAGCCCCAACGCCTGCATCAAACGCTTCACGCGATCCGAGCCAAACAGACGCATCAGGCTATCTTCCAAGGAGAGGAAGAAGCGTGTCGAGCCAGGATCCCCCTGACGCCCGGCGCGACCGCGAAGCTGGTTATCGATACGCCGTGATTCGTGCCGCTCGGAACCCACGACGTGCAGGCCACCCGCTTCCAAGACCGCATCATGGCGCTTTTGCCATTCGGCCTTGAGCGTATCGATTTGGGCTTGACTGGGGTTTTGCAGCTTGGCTGCCTCGGCCTCCCAGTTGCCACCCAACATGATGTCCGTCCCACGCCCCGCCATGTTGGTGGCGATGGTAATGGCACCTGGTCGGCCCGCCTGGGCGATGATTTCCGCTTCGCTTTGGTGCTGTTTTGCGTTGAGCACGTTAAATTTCAAGCCTGCATTGCGCATCAGGCGTGCGAGGTACTCGGACGTTTCGATCGACGCCGTACCGACCAGCACAGGACGACCAGCCTCTGTTTCTGCCTTGACGTCTTTGATGATGGCTTCGTACTTCTCTTCGGCGCTCAGGTAGACGAGATCATTGAGATCCTTGCGCGCCAACGGACGGTTGGTAGGGATGACGATGACGTCCAGACCGTAAATTTGACGGAATTCGAACGCTTCGGTGTCCGCCGTGCCCGTCATGCCCGACAGCTTTTCATACAGACGAAAGTAGTTCTGGAAGGTAGTGGATGCCAGCGTCTGACTTTCACGCTGAACCGTCACCCCTTCTTTGGCTTCGACGGCCTGGTGCAACCCCTCGGACCAACGACGCCCAGGCATGGTACGACCGGTATGTTCGTCGACGATCACGACCTGACCTTCCGCAACGATGTAGTCCACGTCGAGGTGGTAGAGGTGACGCGCACGTAGCGCCGAGTGCATGTGCTGCAGCAAGTTGAGGTTTTGCGCAGCATAAAGCGATTCGCCCTCCCCCAGCAGCCCCTCGGCCCGCATGAGTTCTTCGACCTTATTGTGTCCTTGCTCGGTCAGTTCTACCTGTTTCTGCTTTTCGTCGAGCACGAAATCGCCGCTCACTGGCGCTTCGTCATCTTCGGAGACTTCCCCCTGCTCGAGCTGCTGAGCCAAACGATTCACGATGCCGTAGAGGTCCGTATTTTCGTCCACCGCACCGGAGATGATCAGCGGTGTGCGCGCTTCATCGATCAAGATGGAGTCGACTTCGTCCACAATGGCGTAGTGCAAACCGCGCTGGACTTTGTCTTCCAGCGAGAACGCCATGTTGTCGCGTAGGTAGTCGAAGCCAAATTCGTTATTGGTGCCGTAGGTAATATCGCATTGATACGCGTGACGCTTCTCTTCCCCCGTCTGTCCGGCGAAAATAACACCCACCGTGAGCCCTAGAAATTCATACAGGGGGCGCATCCATTCGGCATCGCGACGGGCGAGGTAGTCGTTCACGGTCACGACATGAACGCCTTTGCGAGTCAGCGCGTTCAAATAGACCGCGAGCGTGGCGACCAGGGTTTTACCTTCACCAGTCTTCATTTCGGCGATACGGCCGCGGTGTAGGGTCATACCCCCCACCATCTGCACGTCGAAATGACGCATCCCCATCACCCGCTTACTGGCCTCGCGCACCACAGCAAACGCATCGGGCAAGAGGCTGTCCAGCGTTGCCCCTTCGTCTAGACGCTGACGTAGTTCTGGAGTTTTTGCTTGAAGCTCTGCATCGCTTAGGCCCGCCAGGGTCTCTTCCAATGCATTGATGCTCTGCACACTTTTTTGCATGCGCTTGACTTCACGGTCGTTCTTGGAGCCGACCACTTTACGTAACAAATTATTAATCATGAAATTTCCAAATCATCGTGAGCGCCCCATCCAGGTACGCTCAGGTATCAGGCAAAAAGGGTGGTAATCAAGCGAGGCATTATCGAGTAGGCGGGCCACGGGGCGTCACGACATCGCTTGCGGCGACGAGCGGGAGCGCAAACCGAAGAAAAGGTAACGGGCGACGGAAGGATTGGGGCTCTCGTCGCGTTTGGCGATGAAACCAGCGGCGAAGCGCGCGCCGTTTCTTCGCGATCCAATGAGACTGCGCGCGAAGCATGGCAGGCATCCAAAAGCAGATGCAAACACCACGGTCGCTGCTTCTCAACGCGTCGGATGGGTGTAAACTAGCGGGTAGTAAACAACTCACCAGCAAACCAGCCAACCACCAACGCGCCAGGCCATAGCGTCGAGGACGCTTTAGCGAAGCGGATTCGATCTCTGACGTTGATGACATGCTGTGGACTGGCTCCTGAGCGTGTTAGGCTCTGTCTATTGGCGGTCAATCACAGGTGATGCACGTAGTAACCAGTACGACGCCACTCGCAACACCCTAGGAATCAAGTTGATGAGTATAAAGGTTAAGCGTTCTCGCGCACAGCCCATTGCCCAACTGCTAACCAAGTCAGGCGGCGTCGGCCAGCTCATGCGACAATCACGCTTGATCGATCAAGCACAGCGGCATCTCCGTGCTCATTTACCCGAAGAGATGCGTGAACATATTTTCGTAGGCGGTTTTAGCAATGGGCGCTTGACCCTCATCAGCGGGCAAGCGAGCTGGCTGACGTGGCTACGCTACGAACAATCTCGCCTGTTATCGCTGCTTCACCAGCTCCCTGGCTTTGAGGGAGTGACAGGGTTCACCCTTAAAGTGCGCCCCGTACGCCCCATCGAGTCACCCAGACGCTTCACGCGAACGCTTTCCGACAGTGCGGGCAAAACCCTGGCCGAATGCGCCAAAGACGCTGACAGCCTCAGCCTCAAACATGCCCTAGAGCGCCTGGCCTCTCACGCTCGCCCGAAAGACACCAAAACGTAATTTAAAAGCGCCTCCCCTTACACGCAAAAAGCACCGCCGAAGCAGTGCTTTATAGATGGGGAGCCATGTCACGTTTTCAACTCAACGCCCCAGACATTTTTATTTTGACGAATTACGCCATCGCTGGAGCCGCATAAGAGATGGGTGCCACGGCTTTCTCTTCTTCGAACGTGACAATTTCATAGGCATCAGGCTGAGCCATTAGCTCACGGCACAGCTGGTTATTGAGCGCATGGCCTGATTTCACGCCGCGGAATTCGCCAATCAAACTATAGCCCAACTGATACAGGTCACCGATGGCATCTAGCACCTTGTGTTTGACGAACTCATCTTCATAGCGCAGGCCACCTTCATTGACGATACGGTAATCATCAACAACGATCGCATTCTCGAGGCTGCCCCCAAGAGCCAAATTGTTGGAGCGAAGGTACTCGAGATCGCGCATGAAGCCAAAAGTTCGCGCACGGGAGACTTCTTTGACGAACGACGTGGTCGAAAAGTCGATCAGCGCAGTTTGCTTCTGCTGCTCGAAAACCGGATGGTCGAAATCGATGGCAAACGACACTTTAAAACCTTGGTGAGGCAAAAAAGTGGCTTCTTTATCACCATCGGTCACACCAATGCGGCGCTTGATGCGAATGAATTTCTTGGCCGCCTCTTGCTCCAAAATGCCCGCAGACTGAATCAAAAAGACAAATGGGCTGGCGCTACCATCCATGATGGGCACTTCCGGGGCACTGATATCGACGTAGGCATTATCGATGCCCAAGCCCGCAAAGGCGGACATAAGGTGCTCGACGGTCGCGACTTTGACACCTTCATAAGAGAGCGCCGTGCACAGCGTGGTGTCTTCAACCAGTTCGGCACGGGCAGGCACATGTACCACGGGATCCAGATCGGTTCTGACAAACACAATGCCGGTGTTGGCCGGTGCCGGACGCAAAGCCATATGGACTTTTTTGCCGGAGTGCAGACCCACTCCAGTGGCGCGAATGACGTTTTGTAGTGTGCGTTGTCTGATCATGGGTAGTGGTCAAGCTCTAATGACGGCGGCTTGCAGCAAGCTGCTACAGGATCCGCAAAGGAAGAAAGTTATCAAACAGTGTTCACTTTAACAGCAAACGAGCGTTTTAACCAATAAAACTCTCGTTTGCTGCTGCAATGAACCCGATGGCGGGGGTTAATCCGCTTGACGACGCAGGAACGCGGGGATATCCAAGTAGTCGTCGGCATCCGCTGCACGACGCTTTTCAGCACGCGGCTTTGGCGCTGCATCGGGAGCTTCGGCGCGTGCCGTGGCTTGCTGGCGCATGACAGTGGGTTGCTGCAATTTACGATAATCGGAACCACCGGCTTCCGCCGCAGAGCGACGAGCCGGTTCTCGCGCCGCCGTCGCCTTGGCTTTGCTACCATCCAGTCCGGCCGCCACCACCGTAACGCGCAGCTCATCGGACATTTCCATATCGATGGAGGTACCCACCACGATGGTCGCCTCTTGAGATGCAAATTCTTGGACCGTTGCACCCACATCGTTGAATTCGCCGATGGAAAGATCCGGGCCTGCGGTAATGTTGACCAGAATACCGCGCGCGCCATGAAGATCGATATCCTCGAGTAGCGGGCTGCGAATGGCTTTTTCAGCGGCTTCACGGGCGCGGTTTTCCCCCGTAGCGCCGCCGGTCCCCATCATGGCCATGCCCATTTCTGACATGACGGTGCGCACATCGGCAAAGTCCACGTTGATGATCCCTGGGCTGGTGATCAGCTCTGCAATACCCTGCACCGCGCCCAGCAGCACATCGTTGGCTGCGCTGAACGCCGTCAGCAGCGTGGCGTTCTTGCCTAGGACCGACAGCAGCTTTTCGTTGGGAATAGTGATCAACGAGTCGACATGCTCGGAGAGCTCTTTCATTCCCTCTTCTGCCGCACGCATTCGCTTGGGCCCTTCGAAGGGGAAGGGGCGTGTCACCACGGCCACCGTCAAAATGCCAAGCTCTTTGGCGACTTGCGCTACGACGGGCGCCCCGCCAGTGCCGGTGCCGCCGCCCATACCTGCCGTAATGAAGACCATGTCGGCGCCGCTCAGCAGTTCGGCAATGCGCTCACGGTCTTCCATGGCCGCCTGCCGCCCTACTTCAGGGTTAGCACCTGCCCCGAGCCCTTTGGTGATTTCACCACCCAACTGCAGCACCGTCTTTGCCGATACGCGCTTGAGGGCCTGAGCATCGGTGTTGGCGCAAATGAACTCGACGCCTTCGATGTTGCTTTCGACCATATGGTTGACAGCGTTACCGCCACCGCCGCCAACGCCCACTACTTTGATGACCGCACTGCTCGAGGGTGCGTTATCTACCAATTCGAACATAAGCCCCGTCTCCTGAACCGCGCTTGCGGCCCTATCAGAAATTTCCTTTGAACCAGCCTTTGATTCTTGCCAGCGCCGAATGGCCATCCTTGATATCACGCCGGGCTAATTCGTTACGCCCTTTATGGGCCGCAACGCCTCCCCCGTGGCTTTCTAGGCCTTGCCCATGACGCGTTTCCTGCAGTGCATAATGCAGCAAACCAACGCCCGTCGCATAGATAGGATTGCGAACCACATCTGCCAAGCCTCTGACATTTTGCGGGCAGGCAATACGAACCGGCATGTGAAATATCTCTTCTGCCAGCTCGCTTACACCCTCCATGCGCGAAGTGCCGCCGGTGAGCACCACACCCGCAGCCACCATATCTTCATAGCCGCTGCGGCGTAATTCGTCTCTTACCAAGGTAAACAGCTCTTCGTAACGCGGCTCGACCACCTCTGCCAGCGCTTGGCGTGACAGATCTCTGGCCGGACGATCACCGACACTGGGAACCTTGATCATCTCATCACTTGCCGCTAACTGGGTTAGCGCGCAAGCATACTTCACTTTGATCTCTTCAGCGTGCTGCGTCGGGGTACGTAACGCCATAGCAATATCGTTAGTGACTTGATCACCGGCAATGGGAATCACCGCCGTATGACGAATGGCACCTTCGCTGAAAATCGCCATATCGGTCGTGCCGCCACCAATATCGACCATGCACACCCCGAGCTCTCGCTCGTCTTCGGTCAGCACGGCCATACTCGACGCCAGCTGTTCGAGAATGATCGCGTCGACATCCAAACCACAGCGTCGTACGCACTTCTCGATATTCTGGACGGCGTTGAGGGCTGCCGTGACCAAATGCACTTGCGCTTCCAGACGAACGCCCGACATGCCCAGCGGCTCTCGGATGCCCCCTTGGGCGTCGATCGAGAACTCCTGAGGCAATACGTGCAGTACGCGTTGGCCTTCGGAGATCGCCCGCGCGCGAGCAGAATCGATCACCCGGTCGATATCGGACGGCGTCACTTCACGCTCTTTAATGGCCACTACGCCATCGGAGTTCATCGAGCTAATATGACTGCCCGCCACACCCACATACACCGAGTGGATATCGCAACCTGCCATCAACTCCGCCTCTTCGACAGCACGTTGAATCGACTGAA includes:
- a CDS encoding lipoprotein-releasing ABC transporter permease subunit, whose amino-acid sequence is MLDRLPFLVGLRYVRAKRRNHFISFISLTSMLGLMLGVAVLILVLSVMNGFDHELRTRILGMVPHTKIESQEGLVEWEALAERLMQRERVIGAAPYVEQQGMFSAGGRNQGAMVNGIHPDWEDRVSIIGEHMRQGELADLVPGEWNVVLGSMLARRLGVGVGDRVTLLVPEASITPAGVFPRLKRFTVSGIFSVGADLDASLAYANIEDMQTLARMGDAVGGLRLELDDLFIAGSETQAIVNELGPGYRGTDWTFSQGNLFQAIQMEKRMIALLLTVIIAVAAFNIVSTLVMVVTDKRADIAILRTIGATPRSIMGIFIVQGLAIGLIGIAVGVAVGIVLALTIADLIAWFESAFGIQFLDAGVYFISDLPSRLVWSDVRDIVLAAFGLTFLSTLYPAWRAARVQPADVLRYE
- a CDS encoding agmatine deiminase family protein — encoded protein: MTLATHTHRLLPEWHPQDGLQLTWPRPDGDWAYMLARIEATLERIVLATARYQKVIICVPDEATYQRLTATFEAYGIPQQQLLLIVAPTDDTWARDHGPITVLDDDDQPLLLDYTFTGWGGKFPAERDNQLTQWLADAGVWACPVASRDMVLEGGAIETDGEGTLLTTEACLLNTNRNPSLSRADIEARLADDFGVDRILWLTHGHLEGDDTDSHVDTLARFCSPTTIAYVRCDDPTDRHYTALQAMEQELKAFRQRNGEPYRLVPLPWPQACFDPEDGHRLPATYANFLIINDAVLVPTYGDPADVTALQALAVAFPEHTLIPIECVSVIRQHGSLHCLTMQLPKGTLVPATTHS
- a CDS encoding carbon-nitrogen hydrolase, which gives rise to MSQTLNVAVIQQAAWPDKARSLAESEAGIRKAASQGAQLVLLQELHATHYFCQYEDPALFDLAEPLDGPTGQRLAALAKELDIVLVGSLFEKRAAGLYHNTAVVYDRAQGRVGQYRKMHIPDDPGFYEKFYFTPGDADDTRKEGFTPIDTSVGRLGILVCWDQWYPEAARLMALAGAELLLYPTAIGWDPNDDDAEKARQKEAWTLIQRAHGVANGLPVLVANRVGLEADHSGVGDGIAFWGGSFICGPQGELLAHAGEETEQLVVSLDMARSENTRRIWPYLRDRRVDAYGDLTRRYRD
- a CDS encoding Nudix family hydrolase, coding for MSVMVKRRVHVAAAAMISADQKHVLIARRPSNVDHGGLWEFPGGKLAPYETGLEGLKRELHEELGVEIVRAQPLIRVHHEYPDKHILLDVWQVHEFAGEPFGREGQAVRWVPMNELVNYPFPAANLPILRAVMLPTEYLITGEEPDVERFAALLERALREDNIRLVQLRAKSLDEAAYVARAERALTLCREYGAKLLLNGEPTLLEQVDADGIHLTSARLMELDRRPIAENKWLSASTHDQKQLSQAAVLGCDFVTLSPLRTTPSHPEVAPMGWHDFQQLVERAGMPVFALGGMTRFDANHARAVGAQGIASIRDFWK
- the argJ gene encoding bifunctional glutamate N-acetyltransferase/amino-acid acetyltransferase ArgJ; this translates as MAVGHLPFPELPPLDGVRLGTAKAGIKKPDRRDMVVIELPEAATVAGVFTRNAFCAAPVVVAKTHLEACAKNGLSARYWLINTGNANAGTGESGLQDAYASCAAVAEQAGVDATQVLPFSTGVIGEPLPMARLLAGLPNALGSLADSSQAWQQAGEGILTTDTRAKGATVSVAIGDQQVTINGITKGSGMIKPNMATMLGFVVTDAAIEQPLLASLLRETVDRSFNCITVDSDTSTNDACMLAATGTGARIESDEHIVVFRNALQRVMTELAQSIIRDGEGATKFITLQVNDACTRQEALDVAFTVAHSPLVKTALYASDANWGRILAAVGRAPVESFDVSRVVIDLGDVRLVENGGRANSYTEAAGSAVMAEEEITIRINLGRGDEAATVWTSDLSHDYVSINADYRS
- the secA gene encoding preprotein translocase subunit SecA, which encodes MINNLLRKVVGSKNDREVKRMQKSVQSINALEETLAGLSDAELQAKTPELRQRLDEGATLDSLLPDAFAVVREASKRVMGMRHFDVQMVGGMTLHRGRIAEMKTGEGKTLVATLAVYLNALTRKGVHVVTVNDYLARRDAEWMRPLYEFLGLTVGVIFAGQTGEEKRHAYQCDITYGTNNEFGFDYLRDNMAFSLEDKVQRGLHYAIVDEVDSILIDEARTPLIISGAVDENTDLYGIVNRLAQQLEQGEVSEDDEAPVSGDFVLDEKQKQVELTEQGHNKVEELMRAEGLLGEGESLYAAQNLNLLQHMHSALRARHLYHLDVDYIVAEGQVVIVDEHTGRTMPGRRWSEGLHQAVEAKEGVTVQRESQTLASTTFQNYFRLYEKLSGMTGTADTEAFEFRQIYGLDVIVIPTNRPLARKDLNDLVYLSAEEKYEAIIKDVKAETEAGRPVLVGTASIETSEYLARLMRNAGLKFNVLNAKQHQSEAEIIAQAGRPGAITIATNMAGRGTDIMLGGNWEAEAAKLQNPSQAQIDTLKAEWQKRHDAVLEAGGLHVVGSERHESRRIDNQLRGRAGRQGDPGSTRFFLSLEDSLMRLFGSDRVKRLMQALGLERGEAIEHKMVSNAVERAQKKVEGRNFDIRKQLLEYDDVANDQRRVIYEQRNEILASDDVSAAVLGIREEVMEEAISDYVPPQSLAEQWDLPGLEAHLKTEFNLDAPVVQWADEDERFSEEKLRERLQTMHRDAYQAKIESAGEALIRRFEKQVMLQVLDTRWKEHLQSMDHLRRGIHLRGYAQKNPKQEYKRESFELFQHLLTNIKADVTRILSHVQVRQPEEVDALEQKRREELAREKATAASRHDAPDAEPGEASPGADGRPLRRENPKVGRNDPCVCGSGKKYKQCCGKLS
- a CDS encoding DUF721 domain-containing protein; translated protein: MSIKVKRSRAQPIAQLLTKSGGVGQLMRQSRLIDQAQRHLRAHLPEEMREHIFVGGFSNGRLTLISGQASWLTWLRYEQSRLLSLLHQLPGFEGVTGFTLKVRPVRPIESPRRFTRTLSDSAGKTLAECAKDADSLSLKHALERLASHARPKDTKT